A section of the Schistosoma haematobium chromosome ZW, whole genome shotgun sequence genome encodes:
- the EEF2K_3 gene encoding Eukaryotic elongation factor 2 kinase, variant 2 (EggNog:ENOG410V8GV~COG:S), whose protein sequence is MCVLEFINRPEKPLYHLEHFIEGTYRKYNSNSGFVDDLSRNTPQAFSHFTFERSGHRLIVVDIQGVGNLWTDPQIHTFDGKSYGDGNLGIRGMALFFYTHRCNPLCLALSLSAFDLPINEKLSTPFSQLSMEAADNQTENTNGISDNNNVELSGTVAIPASRRDRYSIRRLVSENIDSSYDLQNNANNHNNDTSSDFVNPIDFVESHSVPSPKLPFLPSRSPVLCRNDILQKTDQINHNSNVVANNGKHNTKYSNSTTTTDNNNNGNNDDARTDELIFGPISLHNNSYDSGISFDGPSFGNVFKAQQSIISDPGCDPVCSDLDQSNSHLNSSESSQQLSKVSFWKLFIPGKIISKCTH, encoded by the exons ATGTGTGTATTGGAGTTTATTAATCGACCAGAGAAACCTCTATATCACTTGGAACATTTTATAGAAGGAACTTATCGAAAGTATAATTCAAATTCAGGATTTGTAGATGATTTATCACGAAACACTCCTCAG GCTTTTAGTCACTTCACCTTTGAACGAAGTGGTCATCGTTTAATTGTAGTTGATATACAAGGTGTTGGTAATCTATGGACAGACCCTCAAATTCATACATTCGATGGTAAATCTTATGGAGATGGAAATCTGGGGATTCGTGGAATGGCTTTATTTTTTTATACACATCGATGCAATCCATTATGTTTAGCTCTATCACTAAGCGCTTTTGATTTACCAATAAATGAAAAACTATCTACACCATTTAGTCAATTATCTATGGAAGCAGCGGATAATCAGACTGAAAATACAAATGGgatcagtgataataataat GTGGAACTCAGTGGAACAGTAGCTATTCCAGCTTCTCGTCGTGATCGATATAGTATTCGTCGTTTGGTTTCAGAAAATATTGATTCATCTTATGATTTACAAAACAATGCCAATAATCACAACAATGACACTAGTAGTGATTTTGTAAATCCAATTGACTTTGTAGAGTCTCATAGTGTACCTTCGCCTAAATTACCATTTCTACCTTCGAGATCTCCTGTTTTATGTAGAAATGATATATTacaaaagactgatcaaatcAATCATAATTCAAATGTCGTTGCTAATAATGGAAAACACAATACAAAGTATAGtaatagtactactactactgataataataataatggtaataatgatgatgCACGTACTGATGAATTAATATTTGGTCCAATTTCACTTCATAATAATTCGTATGATTCTGGCATAAGTTTTGATGGGCCATCGTTTGGTAATGTGTTCAAAGCACAACAAAGTATTATTAGTGATCCTGGTTGTGATCCAGTATGTTCAGATTTGGATCAGTCAAATTCTCATTTGAATTCCAGCGAAAGTTCACAACAGCTCAGTAAAGTAAGTTTTTGGAAACTTTTTATTCCAGGAAAAATTATTTCTAAATGCActcattag